A window from Sporichthya brevicatena encodes these proteins:
- a CDS encoding helix-turn-helix transcriptional regulator, producing MVQASAQSARVPGPGSRGSASSLTAPRNPNATFSGSHAAVALCADAAADPSGPLVGVIVGRGGTGKTAMLDALASIYSTAGATVHRDASAWPPPEDAVLLIDDARNLPDEVLLDLRRMVEAGRQRIVVATRPGPDLPHVDALAAALGRQRAPIVLGRLSRAEVTARVEGLCTGAGSAALAAFVYEQTAGTPKLVDALAAALCAAGLVPDGPGHAGWAPAKIPTSVLELLRLDLSALGPEPLSLLLALAVGAELNPQVLADVLNSEPASVEHAAEVARASGLLTETGALLPLARHALLTLAPPMRIQAMRTGWVTAVHRRGGSMLEHARALAGAGMTGPEVGAVLAAGAGEAPTPTEAVKLYAAAVQAGVPIASVAAKLGRASALVGDLNTALRLADVAISDANAPDRDVAVAVAATVLATRGMLSRTAQLYRWWANTTGEPPVLAVPALLGVGDLPGARAALEHGLLPAPTLSDGVETLLAEGVLESVTGTPSLALSLLARAAMLLEPAAERTLMPDTPAALAAIVALNCGEFDVAESVLSRAVAVRLGGEPAMSRYRLLQAWTAMQRGDLDAARALVASAGPGGGALEPREELTAAAIEVGLARREGDLGALTTAWQRARQAIVRHPVDLFALHAVGELAVAAARLQEESWIRPHLTEAWALLDRLGQPALWATPMHWYAVQAASLADRPADAESHIAVLETAAPSYPQAAVLAAAARSWMRVMAGQVDATEVEAAARRLHSIGHAWDASRLAGQAAVRTGDRQVMSALMSVARSLRPAAAGSVAVEAAGLDLPADTPTFPSPSRPGDSAPTSSSSSSSGVSLSEREREVAALLVTGLTYKEIGERLFISAKTVEHHVARMRQRLGAGSRGELFSQLRAALDNDA from the coding sequence GTGGTTCAGGCCAGCGCTCAATCGGCCCGGGTTCCCGGTCCCGGTTCGCGCGGCTCCGCGTCCTCGCTCACGGCGCCGCGGAATCCGAACGCGACGTTCTCGGGCTCGCACGCCGCCGTCGCGCTCTGCGCGGACGCCGCGGCCGACCCGTCCGGCCCGCTGGTCGGCGTCATCGTCGGGCGCGGGGGCACCGGCAAGACGGCGATGCTCGACGCGCTCGCCTCCATCTACTCCACCGCCGGCGCGACGGTGCACCGCGACGCGTCAGCCTGGCCGCCGCCGGAGGACGCCGTCCTCCTCATCGACGACGCCCGCAATTTGCCCGACGAGGTCCTCCTCGACCTGCGCCGGATGGTCGAGGCGGGCCGCCAGCGCATCGTCGTCGCGACGCGTCCGGGGCCGGACCTGCCGCACGTCGACGCCCTCGCCGCGGCGCTCGGCCGCCAGCGGGCGCCGATCGTGCTCGGGCGGCTCTCGCGGGCCGAGGTCACGGCCCGCGTCGAGGGGCTGTGCACCGGGGCCGGCAGCGCCGCGCTCGCCGCGTTCGTCTACGAGCAGACCGCCGGGACGCCGAAGCTCGTCGACGCCCTCGCCGCCGCGTTGTGCGCCGCCGGGCTCGTCCCCGACGGGCCGGGGCACGCGGGCTGGGCGCCGGCGAAGATCCCGACGAGCGTCCTCGAACTCCTGCGTCTGGACCTGAGCGCCCTCGGGCCCGAACCACTGAGCCTGCTGCTCGCGCTCGCCGTCGGGGCGGAGCTGAACCCGCAGGTGCTGGCCGACGTCCTGAACTCCGAGCCCGCGTCCGTCGAGCACGCCGCCGAGGTGGCGCGCGCGAGCGGGCTGCTGACCGAGACCGGTGCGCTGCTGCCGCTCGCCCGGCACGCGCTGCTCACCCTCGCGCCGCCGATGCGCATCCAGGCCATGCGGACCGGCTGGGTCACCGCCGTCCACCGCCGCGGCGGTTCGATGCTCGAGCACGCCCGCGCGCTCGCCGGGGCGGGGATGACCGGGCCCGAGGTCGGGGCCGTGCTCGCCGCCGGTGCCGGGGAGGCCCCGACGCCGACCGAGGCCGTCAAGCTCTACGCCGCCGCCGTGCAGGCGGGGGTTCCGATCGCGTCCGTCGCCGCGAAGCTGGGCCGCGCGAGCGCGCTCGTCGGCGACCTGAACACCGCGCTGCGCCTGGCCGACGTCGCGATCTCCGACGCCAACGCTCCCGACCGCGACGTCGCCGTCGCGGTCGCCGCCACCGTCCTCGCGACCCGCGGCATGCTCAGCCGCACCGCGCAGCTCTACCGCTGGTGGGCCAACACGACCGGCGAGCCGCCCGTGCTCGCGGTGCCGGCGCTGCTCGGCGTCGGTGACCTGCCCGGGGCGCGCGCCGCCCTCGAGCACGGCCTGCTGCCGGCACCGACGCTGTCGGACGGGGTCGAGACCCTGCTCGCCGAGGGCGTCCTGGAGAGCGTGACGGGGACGCCGAGCCTCGCGCTCTCGCTGCTCGCCCGCGCCGCGATGCTGCTCGAACCCGCCGCCGAGCGGACCCTGATGCCCGACACCCCCGCCGCCCTCGCCGCGATCGTCGCGCTGAACTGCGGGGAGTTCGACGTCGCCGAGTCCGTGCTGAGCCGGGCGGTCGCCGTCCGCCTCGGCGGGGAGCCGGCGATGTCGCGCTACCGCCTCCTGCAGGCCTGGACCGCGATGCAGCGGGGCGACCTCGACGCCGCCCGCGCTCTCGTCGCCTCCGCCGGCCCGGGCGGCGGCGCCCTGGAGCCCCGCGAGGAACTGACCGCCGCCGCCATCGAGGTCGGGCTCGCCCGCCGCGAGGGCGACCTCGGCGCGCTGACCACCGCGTGGCAGCGGGCGCGGCAGGCGATCGTCCGCCACCCCGTCGACCTGTTCGCGCTGCACGCCGTCGGCGAGCTCGCCGTCGCCGCGGCGCGACTGCAGGAGGAGAGCTGGATCCGTCCGCACCTCACCGAGGCGTGGGCTCTGCTCGACCGTCTCGGCCAGCCGGCGCTGTGGGCGACCCCGATGCACTGGTATGCCGTCCAGGCCGCGAGTCTGGCGGACCGTCCGGCTGACGCCGAGTCACATATCGCTGTGCTCGAGACAGCGGCCCCGTCCTACCCGCAGGCGGCGGTCCTCGCCGCGGCGGCGCGGTCGTGGATGCGCGTGATGGCGGGTCAGGTCGACGCCACCGAGGTCGAGGCCGCGGCCCGGCGTCTGCACTCGATCGGCCACGCCTGGGACGCCTCCCGCCTCGCCGGCCAGGCCGCCGTCCGCACCGGCGACCGCCAGGTGATGTCGGCGCTGATGAGCGTCGCCCGCTCGCTGCGTCCGGCCGCCGCCGGCTCGGTCGCGGTCGAGGCCGCGGGCCTGGACCTCCCGGCCGACACGCCGACCTTCCCCTCCCCCAGCCGTCCGGGGGACTCCGCGCCGACCTCGTCGTCCTCCTCGTCGAGCGGGGTCAGCCTCTCCGAGCGCGAGCGCGAGGTCGCCGCTCTGCTCGTCACGGGCCTGACGTACAAGGAGATCGGCGAGCGGCTGTTCATCTCCGCGAAGACCGTCGAGCACCACGTCGCCCGTATGCGCCAGCGCCTCGGCGCCGGCAGCCGCGGCGAGCTGTTCTCCCAGCTCCGCGCCGCCCTCGACAACGACGCCTGA
- a CDS encoding PH domain-containing protein: MDPFALEDRWTPVSPRLRSLRLTVLTGVLGTLALLAGAAGVLMAVLDDPGPGLIGAGAALVVLGGLYLLGRRLIRRNYEAWGYAERDEDLLVVRGWLFRRLVVVPYGRMQFVDVTAGPLERRFHLATVQLHTAAAASDARIPGLPPDEAQRLRDTLARLGEARSAGL; the protein is encoded by the coding sequence ATGGACCCGTTCGCGCTCGAGGACCGGTGGACCCCGGTCTCCCCCCGGCTGCGGTCGCTCCGCCTGACGGTGCTGACGGGCGTCCTCGGGACGCTCGCGCTGCTCGCGGGAGCCGCGGGGGTGCTGATGGCCGTCCTCGACGACCCGGGGCCCGGGCTGATCGGGGCCGGAGCGGCGCTGGTCGTCCTCGGCGGGCTCTACCTGCTCGGCCGGCGGCTGATCCGCCGCAACTACGAGGCCTGGGGGTACGCGGAGCGGGACGAGGACCTCCTCGTCGTCCGCGGCTGGCTGTTCCGCCGGCTCGTCGTCGTCCCCTACGGCCGGATGCAGTTCGTCGACGTGACGGCCGGGCCGCTGGAGCGCCGGTTTCACCTCGCGACGGTGCAGCTCCACACCGCCGCCGCGGCCTCCGACGCCCGGATCCCCGGCCTGCCCCCGGACGAGGCCCAGCGCCTCCGCGACACCCTGGCCCGCCTCGGCGAGGCCCGGTCGGCGGGCCTGTGA
- a CDS encoding PH domain-containing protein, whose protein sequence is MTEFHPPDADYTPAGFPPPEPVTEPLAPPAAPPEEPRLAARLHPLTPFARGWAAMIGATVIAGQDAVREADVVQILLILAVVTVAGLAFGFWTWWFTRYVIEGDDLRVDSGLLFRKSRHIRLSRLQAIDVVQPLVARILGLAELRLEVAGGGAAEGRLAYLSEDKARALRAELLARAAGVRPDAPEAPEQVLVRVPVAALMTSLLLTVWVPLLVVGGSILIGVAIWQREPALIFPAIPVLLAFGTLAWRELESGFDFTVAESPDGLRLRHGLLARHSQTVPPGRVQALRIVQPLFWRNRDWVRVLINVAGYAGGNDAAQKSTSVLLPVAPRATALGVIGRILPGVDPGTIPLNPAPRRAGRARPFWWRGLAWGADDRVFVATSGLFRRNLDVVPHGKTQSVRLTQGPWQRRLGLATVRLDSVPGPVVVEVAHRFAAEARELTETQAARAREGRRSAGPERWMAGS, encoded by the coding sequence GTGACCGAGTTCCATCCACCCGACGCCGACTACACCCCGGCGGGGTTCCCGCCGCCGGAGCCGGTCACCGAGCCCCTGGCGCCGCCCGCGGCACCGCCCGAGGAACCCCGGCTCGCGGCCCGGCTGCACCCGCTGACCCCGTTCGCCCGGGGCTGGGCGGCGATGATCGGCGCGACGGTGATCGCGGGCCAGGACGCGGTCCGCGAGGCGGACGTGGTCCAGATCCTGCTGATCCTCGCCGTGGTCACGGTCGCGGGCCTGGCGTTCGGGTTCTGGACGTGGTGGTTCACCCGCTACGTCATCGAGGGCGACGACCTGCGCGTGGACTCCGGGCTGCTGTTCCGCAAGAGCCGGCACATTCGGCTGTCCCGGCTGCAGGCGATCGACGTCGTGCAGCCGCTGGTGGCCCGGATCCTCGGCCTCGCCGAGCTCCGCCTCGAGGTCGCCGGCGGGGGAGCGGCCGAGGGGCGCCTGGCCTACCTCTCCGAGGACAAGGCCCGCGCGCTGCGCGCCGAGCTGCTCGCCCGGGCCGCCGGTGTCCGCCCCGACGCCCCCGAGGCGCCGGAGCAGGTCCTGGTCCGCGTCCCGGTCGCCGCGCTGATGACCTCGCTGCTGCTGACGGTCTGGGTGCCGTTGCTCGTCGTCGGCGGCTCGATCCTCATCGGCGTCGCGATCTGGCAGCGCGAGCCGGCGCTGATCTTCCCCGCGATCCCGGTCCTGCTCGCCTTCGGCACCCTCGCCTGGCGCGAGCTGGAGAGCGGCTTCGACTTCACCGTCGCCGAGTCACCCGACGGTCTGAGGCTCCGTCACGGCCTGCTGGCCCGGCACAGCCAGACCGTCCCGCCCGGCCGGGTCCAGGCGCTGCGGATCGTCCAGCCCCTGTTCTGGCGCAACCGCGACTGGGTCCGCGTCCTGATCAACGTCGCCGGCTACGCGGGCGGCAACGACGCCGCGCAGAAGTCGACGTCGGTCCTGCTCCCCGTCGCCCCGCGCGCCACGGCGCTCGGCGTGATCGGCCGGATCCTGCCCGGCGTCGACCCGGGGACGATCCCGCTCAACCCCGCCCCGCGCCGCGCCGGCCGCGCCCGCCCGTTCTGGTGGCGCGGGCTGGCCTGGGGCGCCGACGACCGGGTCTTCGTCGCGACGAGCGGCCTGTTCCGCCGCAACCTCGACGTCGTCCCGCACGGCAAGACCCAGTCCGTCCGCCTCACCCAGGGCCCCTGGCAGCGCCGCCTCGGCCTCGCGACCGTCCGGCTCGACAGCGTCCCCGGCCCGGTCGTGGTCGAGGTCGCCCACCGCTTTGCCGCCGAGGCCCGCGAGCTCACCGAGACCCAGGCCGCCCGGGCCCGCGAGGGCCGCCGCTCCGCCGGCCCCGAGCGCTGGATGGCGGGGAGCTGA
- a CDS encoding collagen-like protein yields MSKHILRGAAFFGAAAVLGVAGMQVATAAPSVHAGAANQTGSSFSQLQSGENVAAHGKRGPRGPRGFTGPRGPAGPRGPQGVPGTPGAPGSPGALIVDVFFQGDVQSGTQLMPSGYVFSDGANPGYDFPGFTIAPRALTISNFTYWETNNAAPAATKIGLGVDDGTPEVFPCISTTVGGSCTISAVEIPAGARYYLVALGPSIETGDVVTYTIS; encoded by the coding sequence ATGAGCAAGCACATCCTGCGCGGCGCCGCGTTCTTCGGCGCCGCCGCCGTCCTCGGGGTCGCAGGCATGCAGGTCGCCACCGCGGCACCCTCCGTTCATGCCGGCGCAGCGAACCAGACCGGCTCCAGCTTCAGTCAGCTCCAGTCCGGCGAGAATGTCGCCGCCCACGGCAAGCGGGGCCCCCGTGGTCCTCGCGGCTTCACCGGTCCGCGGGGACCGGCTGGTCCGCGTGGCCCGCAGGGTGTTCCTGGGACGCCGGGTGCGCCGGGATCGCCTGGCGCGCTCATCGTCGACGTCTTCTTCCAGGGCGACGTCCAGAGCGGCACGCAACTCATGCCGTCGGGCTACGTGTTCAGTGACGGCGCCAATCCCGGGTATGACTTCCCCGGCTTCACGATCGCACCGCGTGCGTTGACGATCTCCAACTTCACCTACTGGGAGACGAACAACGCCGCTCCCGCCGCAACCAAGATCGGTCTCGGAGTGGACGACGGCACGCCGGAAGTTTTCCCGTGCATCTCGACGACCGTTGGAGGGAGCTGCACGATCTCCGCGGTGGAGATCCCGGCCGGTGCGCGTTACTACCTCGTGGCGCTCGGGCCCTCCATCGAGACAGGCGACGTGGTCACGTACACCATCTCGTAA
- a CDS encoding Rossmann-like and DUF2520 domain-containing protein, with protein sequence MSSLEPGRPGKSGRPARLDVGVIGAGKVGAVLGAALMQAGHRVVAASGVSRKSKDRAHDLLDGVALTDPFDVAGKADLLLIAVPDDALPPLVTGLADGNAVPAGTLVAHTSGRYGTDVLEPLTRIGCLPLALHPVMTFTGTRVDLARLAGACFGVTAPEPLRPVAEALVVEMGSDPQWVEEDKRGLYHAALANGANHLVTLVAQSGALLAKAGVENPSRLLGPLLGAALDNALRSGDHALTGPVARGDAGTVAVHIEEIAKVSPEAAAAYVAMARLTADRALVAGLLTPDAASSLLAVLGKRHPFEP encoded by the coding sequence GTGAGCTCGCTCGAACCTGGTCGACCGGGGAAGTCCGGCCGCCCCGCCCGCCTCGACGTCGGGGTGATCGGGGCCGGGAAGGTGGGGGCGGTCCTCGGGGCCGCGCTGATGCAGGCCGGGCACCGGGTGGTGGCGGCCTCCGGGGTCAGCCGCAAGAGCAAGGACCGCGCGCACGACCTCCTCGACGGCGTCGCGCTCACCGACCCCTTCGACGTCGCCGGCAAGGCGGACCTGCTGCTGATCGCGGTCCCCGACGACGCGCTCCCGCCGCTGGTCACCGGCCTCGCGGACGGGAACGCCGTCCCCGCCGGGACCCTCGTCGCGCACACCTCGGGGCGGTACGGCACCGACGTCCTGGAGCCGCTGACCCGGATCGGGTGCCTCCCGCTCGCGCTGCACCCCGTCATGACCTTCACCGGGACCCGCGTCGACCTCGCCCGCCTCGCCGGCGCCTGCTTCGGCGTGACCGCGCCGGAGCCGCTGCGCCCGGTGGCGGAGGCGCTCGTCGTCGAGATGGGCTCGGACCCCCAGTGGGTCGAGGAGGACAAGCGCGGGCTCTACCACGCCGCCCTCGCCAACGGCGCGAACCACCTAGTCACGCTGGTCGCCCAGTCCGGCGCGCTGCTCGCGAAGGCCGGGGTCGAGAACCCGTCCCGGCTGCTCGGTCCCCTGCTCGGCGCCGCCCTCGACAACGCCCTGCGCTCCGGTGACCACGCCCTCACCGGCCCCGTCGCCCGCGGGGACGCCGGGACCGTCGCCGTCCACATCGAGGAGATCGCGAAGGTCTCCCCGGAGGCCGCCGCCGCGTACGTCGCGATGGCCCGCCTCACCGCGGACCGCGCCCTCGTCGCGGGCCTGCTCACCCCCGACGCCGCGTCCTCCCTGCTCGCGGTCCTGGGCAAGCGTCACCCCTTCGAGCCCTGA
- the panC gene encoding pantoate--beta-alanine ligase translates to MNSTALLDAARPTTTTPVVARTRAELNAALAESELTRPGPRGVVMTMGALHDGHAELMRTARRECASVVATIFVNPLQFGANEDLDKYPRTFEADLALCAEAGVDVLFHPGEAEMYPHGRPATVVTAGPLGDDLEGASRPGHFDGVLTVVLKLLHLTGPQIAYFGEKDYQQLTLIRQMVTDLDLDVRIAPVPTVREADGLARSSRNRYLSDAERAGALAISRALRAGAAAGPRGADAVLAAAKATLAAEPGLVVDYVALRDPELAPAPDTGETRLLVAAKAGTTRLIDNLPVLLGPPVQTARN, encoded by the coding sequence ATGAACTCAACCGCCCTGCTTGATGCCGCACGCCCGACGACGACCACCCCCGTGGTGGCGCGCACCCGTGCGGAACTGAACGCCGCCCTGGCCGAGTCGGAACTCACCCGGCCCGGGCCCCGCGGCGTCGTGATGACGATGGGTGCCCTGCACGACGGGCACGCCGAGCTGATGCGCACCGCCCGCCGGGAGTGCGCCAGCGTCGTCGCGACGATCTTCGTGAACCCCCTGCAGTTCGGGGCGAACGAGGATCTCGACAAGTACCCGCGCACCTTCGAGGCCGACCTCGCGCTGTGCGCGGAGGCTGGGGTGGACGTGCTCTTCCACCCGGGCGAGGCCGAGATGTACCCGCACGGCCGTCCGGCCACCGTGGTCACCGCCGGCCCGCTCGGCGATGACCTGGAGGGTGCATCCCGGCCCGGCCACTTCGACGGTGTCCTCACCGTCGTGCTCAAGCTGCTGCACCTGACTGGCCCTCAGATCGCTTACTTCGGCGAGAAGGACTACCAGCAGCTGACCCTGATCCGGCAGATGGTCACCGACCTCGACCTCGACGTCCGGATTGCGCCCGTCCCGACGGTGCGGGAGGCGGACGGGCTCGCCCGCTCCAGCCGGAACCGCTACCTCTCCGACGCCGAGCGCGCCGGGGCCCTCGCGATCTCCCGCGCGCTGCGCGCCGGAGCCGCGGCCGGTCCCCGGGGCGCCGACGCCGTGCTCGCGGCCGCGAAGGCGACCCTGGCTGCCGAACCCGGCCTGGTCGTGGATTACGTTGCGCTGCGCGACCCCGAACTAGCCCCTGCACCAGACACCGGCGAGACCCGCCTGCTGGTAGCTGCGAAAGCCGGAACAACGCGGCTGATCGACAACCTGCCCGTGCTGCTCGGTCCTCCCGTGCAGACCGCCCGGAACTGA
- the panD gene encoding aspartate 1-decarboxylase — protein MFRTMLKSKIHRATVTQADLHYVGSITIDEDLLDAADLLAGEQVAIVDIDNGARLETYVIPGPRGTGIIGINGAAARLVQPGDLVIIISYMGVTDAEARELKPKVVHVDGRNNIVHIDGDPAAPVPGDGEDRGDVRGDVLMNRHATAPVHAGR, from the coding sequence GTGTTCCGCACCATGCTGAAGTCCAAGATTCACCGCGCCACCGTGACGCAGGCCGACCTGCACTACGTCGGCTCGATCACCATCGACGAGGACCTCCTCGACGCCGCCGATCTCCTCGCCGGCGAGCAGGTCGCGATCGTGGACATCGACAACGGCGCCCGCCTCGAGACCTACGTGATCCCGGGCCCGCGCGGCACCGGCATCATCGGTATCAACGGTGCGGCGGCTCGCCTGGTCCAGCCGGGCGACCTCGTCATCATCATCAGCTACATGGGCGTCACCGACGCCGAGGCCCGCGAGCTGAAGCCGAAGGTCGTGCACGTCGACGGCCGCAACAACATCGTGCACATCGACGGCGACCCGGCTGCTCCCGTCCCCGGCGACGGCGAGGACCGCGGCGACGTGCGTGGCGACGTTCTGATGAACCGTCACGCCACGGCGCCCGTGCACGCCGGCCGCTGA
- a CDS encoding L-aspartate oxidase, translated as MSGLPRRLAAPEPGWVAEADVVVVGSGIAGLTIALRAANSLAEFAGRVLLVTKDVLAAGSTQWAQGGIAAALGPEDSPAEHERDTLLAGDGLCDPDAVRLLVTEGPAAVRRLIAGGAVFDLAADGELALGREGGHRRDRIAHAGGDATGAEIQRALVDGVRADSRIEVIEHALGLDLLLGADGGVAGLTLHVMGEGQRDGVGAIHAPIVVLATGGLGQVYEATTNPLVSTGDGIAMALRAGAVVRDLEFVQFHPTVLWLGPGAAGQQPLISEAVRGEGAILVDAKGEPFMAGEHELGDLAPRSVVAKAILRRMNATGVPHVWLDARGLGAETWEGRFPTILAKCREHGIDPVTDLIPVVPACHYASGGVRTDLAGRSTIPGLYACGEAACSGVHGANRLASNSLLEGLVFAERIADDLERTFRTGRPARREPAKDRREPGVIAGSARREIQQLMSAGAGVLRNHRGLRETEAALIFLSRSHPGEPCVESWETTNLLTVARFLVAAAAERAETRGSHWREDHPDRDDAEWLGHLDCRLTDEGVSMVHTAGHLGVPSALLSAELGEAGLPVAEVLDVVSRALAEDIAPGRADVTSTATVPAEQRSTADVVARADGVVAGLSVARAVFETVTRGAALVDLLAKDGERVRRGDVLMSVSGRTVDLLVAERTALNFLCHLSGIATATRAWADALAGTRARVRDTRKTTPGLRALEKYAVRAGGGVNHRMSLWDEALIKDNHVIAAGGIVEAFEAVRSRYPDLPVEVEVDSLTQLQAVLEAGAELVLLDNFTPDQMREAVALNNGRARLEASGGLTFADAAAVAATGVDYISVGALTHSAPILDIALDLREESS; from the coding sequence ATGAGCGGGTTGCCGCGGCGGCTCGCTGCACCGGAGCCCGGATGGGTTGCGGAGGCGGACGTCGTCGTCGTCGGGTCCGGCATCGCCGGCCTCACGATCGCACTGCGCGCGGCGAACTCCCTCGCGGAGTTCGCCGGCCGCGTCCTGCTCGTCACCAAGGACGTTCTCGCGGCGGGCTCGACCCAGTGGGCGCAGGGCGGCATCGCCGCCGCCCTCGGCCCGGAGGACAGCCCCGCCGAGCACGAGCGCGACACCCTGCTCGCGGGGGACGGCCTGTGCGACCCCGATGCGGTCCGGCTCCTCGTGACCGAGGGCCCGGCCGCTGTCCGCCGCCTGATCGCCGGCGGCGCCGTGTTCGACCTCGCGGCCGACGGGGAACTGGCCCTCGGCCGCGAGGGCGGTCATCGCCGTGACCGCATCGCCCACGCCGGCGGCGACGCCACCGGCGCGGAGATCCAGCGCGCGCTCGTCGACGGCGTCCGCGCCGACTCGCGCATCGAGGTCATCGAGCACGCCCTCGGCCTCGACCTGCTGCTCGGGGCCGACGGCGGCGTCGCCGGCCTGACGCTGCACGTCATGGGGGAGGGCCAGCGCGACGGCGTCGGCGCGATCCACGCCCCGATCGTCGTCCTCGCCACCGGCGGGCTCGGTCAGGTCTACGAGGCGACGACAAACCCGCTCGTCTCCACCGGTGACGGCATCGCGATGGCGCTGCGCGCCGGCGCGGTCGTGCGCGACCTGGAGTTCGTCCAGTTCCACCCCACCGTCCTCTGGCTCGGTCCCGGTGCTGCCGGTCAGCAGCCGCTGATCTCCGAGGCCGTGCGCGGCGAGGGCGCGATCCTCGTCGACGCCAAGGGCGAGCCGTTCATGGCCGGCGAGCACGAGCTCGGCGACCTCGCGCCGCGCAGCGTCGTCGCCAAGGCGATCCTGCGCCGAATGAACGCGACCGGCGTCCCGCACGTGTGGCTCGACGCCCGCGGCCTCGGCGCCGAGACGTGGGAGGGGCGCTTCCCGACGATCCTCGCCAAGTGCCGCGAGCACGGCATCGACCCGGTGACCGACCTGATCCCCGTCGTCCCCGCGTGCCACTACGCCTCCGGCGGCGTGCGCACCGACCTCGCCGGCCGCTCGACGATCCCCGGCCTCTACGCCTGCGGCGAGGCGGCGTGCTCCGGCGTGCACGGGGCGAACCGGCTCGCGTCGAACTCCCTCCTCGAGGGCCTGGTCTTCGCCGAGCGGATCGCCGACGACCTCGAGCGCACGTTCCGCACCGGCCGGCCCGCCCGCCGCGAGCCGGCGAAGGACCGCCGCGAACCCGGCGTCATCGCCGGCAGCGCCCGGCGCGAGATCCAGCAGCTGATGAGCGCCGGCGCCGGCGTGCTCCGCAACCACCGTGGTCTGCGCGAGACCGAGGCCGCACTGATCTTCCTCAGCCGGTCGCACCCCGGCGAGCCGTGCGTCGAGTCCTGGGAGACGACGAACCTGCTGACGGTCGCGCGCTTCCTCGTCGCGGCCGCCGCCGAGCGCGCCGAGACCCGCGGCTCCCACTGGCGCGAGGACCACCCCGACCGCGACGATGCCGAGTGGCTCGGTCATCTGGACTGCCGCCTCACCGACGAGGGGGTCTCGATGGTGCACACCGCGGGGCACCTCGGCGTCCCCTCCGCGCTGCTGTCGGCCGAGCTCGGCGAGGCGGGGCTCCCGGTCGCGGAGGTGCTCGACGTCGTCTCCCGCGCCTTGGCCGAGGACATCGCCCCCGGCCGCGCGGACGTCACCAGCACCGCGACCGTCCCCGCCGAGCAGCGCAGCACCGCCGACGTCGTCGCCCGCGCGGACGGGGTCGTCGCCGGCCTGTCCGTCGCCCGTGCGGTGTTCGAGACCGTGACGCGGGGTGCGGCGCTCGTCGACCTGCTCGCGAAGGACGGCGAGCGCGTCCGCCGCGGCGACGTGCTGATGTCGGTGTCGGGCCGGACCGTCGACCTGCTCGTCGCCGAGCGGACCGCCCTGAACTTCCTGTGCCACCTCTCCGGCATCGCGACCGCCACCCGTGCCTGGGCCGACGCCCTCGCCGGCACGCGCGCCCGCGTCCGGGACACCCGCAAGACGACGCCCGGCCTGCGCGCGCTGGAGAAGTACGCCGTGCGCGCCGGGGGCGGGGTGAACCACCGCATGTCGCTGTGGGACGAGGCCCTGATCAAGGACAACCACGTCATCGCCGCCGGGGGGATCGTCGAGGCCTTCGAGGCCGTGCGCTCGCGCTACCCGGACCTCCCGGTCGAGGTCGAGGTCGACTCCCTGACGCAGCTTCAGGCCGTGCTCGAAGCCGGTGCGGAGCTGGTGCTGCTCGACAACTTCACGCCCGATCAGATGCGTGAGGCGGTCGCCCTGAACAACGGCCGGGCGCGGCTGGAGGCCAGCGGCGGCCTGACGTTCGCCGACGCTGCCGCCGTCGCGGCCACCGGTGTTGACTACATCTCCGTCGGCGCGCTCACCCACTCGGCGCCGATTCTCGACATTGCTCTGGACCTGCGCGAGGAGTCCAGCTGA
- a CDS encoding type III pantothenate kinase: MLLTIDVGNTHSVLGLFDDKEIVEHWRIATDARRTADELAVTIRSLLDRYVPPGGAPEGDLITGISMCSTVPSVLHEMREMFRRYYPDVPSVVVEPGVRTGVPVLMDNPKEVGADRVVNSLAAAHLYGGPCIVVDLGTATTFDAVSARGEYIGGAIAPGIEISVEALGSRGAQLRKVELARPRSVIGKSTVEAMQAGILYGFAGQIDGIVERMAAELSDDPDTVTVVATGGLATIILAEASTIDVHEPWLTLVGLRLIYERNTPSA; the protein is encoded by the coding sequence ATGCTGCTCACCATCGACGTCGGCAACACCCACTCCGTCCTGGGGCTGTTCGACGACAAGGAGATCGTCGAACACTGGCGGATCGCCACCGACGCCCGCCGGACCGCCGACGAGCTCGCCGTGACGATCCGGTCGCTGCTCGACCGCTACGTCCCGCCGGGCGGGGCGCCCGAGGGCGACCTCATCACCGGCATCTCGATGTGCTCCACCGTCCCCTCGGTCCTGCACGAGATGCGCGAGATGTTCCGCCGGTACTACCCGGACGTCCCGTCCGTGGTCGTCGAGCCCGGCGTGCGCACCGGCGTCCCCGTCCTCATGGACAACCCGAAGGAGGTCGGCGCCGACCGCGTCGTGAACTCCCTCGCGGCCGCCCACCTCTACGGCGGGCCGTGCATCGTGGTCGACCTCGGCACCGCGACGACCTTCGACGCCGTCAGCGCCCGCGGGGAGTACATCGGCGGCGCGATCGCCCCCGGCATCGAGATCTCCGTCGAGGCCCTCGGCTCCCGCGGCGCCCAGCTCCGCAAGGTCGAGCTCGCCCGCCCGCGCTCGGTCATCGGCAAGAGCACCGTCGAGGCCATGCAGGCCGGCATCCTCTACGGCTTCGCCGGCCAGATCGACGGGATCGTCGAGCGCATGGCCGCCGAGCTCTCCGACGACCCCGACACCGTCACCGTCGTCGCCACCGGCGGCCTCGCGACGATCATCCTCGCCGAGGCCTCCACCATCGACGTCCACGAGCCCTGGCTCACCCTCGTCGGGTTACGCCTCATCTACGAGCGCAACACGCCCTCCGCGTAG